The following proteins come from a genomic window of Aequorivita marisscotiae:
- a CDS encoding FAD-dependent oxidoreductase has product MNNILIIGAGLCGSLLALRMAQRGFEVTLVEKRPDLRKVTQDAGRSINLALSDRGLRGLRLAGVEEEAKKLCIPMNGRMIHDAKSNTFLSPYSGRKDEYINSVSRPGLNMLLLDEAEKIPNVKIIFNHACEEVDLENASAVFKDFNTKKELKIQADVIFGTDGAGSAVRKNMFDSHKFLFSFSQQWLSHGYKELEIPATENGGYRTYKNALHIWPRGEDMLIALPNLDGSFTVTLFLPYENSDYCFANLTTPEMVYEYFNKEFPDVVEMIPNLADEFFTNPIGQLGTVKCSPWHSFGKILLMGDAAHAIVPFYGQGMNASFEDVVVFDEVLSSLQQPLQKKEVDWNIVFSEYEKRRKKDADAIADLAVDNFHEMKEHTAMEIFQRKRKLETVFEAEFPEEYYSKYSLVTFKESISYSEALKRGRAQDKAILNLLDDGKISEEMSLKEKLELVKKETEAILRDDEVAFG; this is encoded by the coding sequence ATGAATAATATCCTAATCATCGGCGCCGGCCTCTGCGGAAGCCTCCTCGCTTTGCGAATGGCGCAGCGCGGTTTTGAAGTAACCTTAGTAGAAAAACGCCCCGATTTACGAAAAGTAACTCAAGATGCGGGTCGCTCTATAAATTTAGCACTGAGTGATCGCGGTCTGCGCGGTTTGCGACTTGCAGGTGTTGAAGAGGAAGCGAAAAAACTCTGTATCCCAATGAATGGCAGGATGATTCACGATGCAAAAAGCAATACATTTTTGAGTCCGTATAGCGGTAGAAAAGACGAATATATTAACTCTGTTTCCCGCCCCGGTTTAAATATGTTGTTATTAGATGAAGCCGAAAAAATACCGAACGTAAAAATTATTTTCAACCACGCTTGTGAAGAAGTTGATTTGGAAAACGCTTCTGCAGTATTTAAAGATTTCAACACTAAAAAGGAACTTAAAATTCAGGCAGATGTAATTTTCGGCACAGATGGCGCAGGTTCAGCAGTGCGGAAAAATATGTTCGACAGCCATAAATTTCTGTTTAGTTTTTCACAACAATGGCTTAGCCACGGTTATAAAGAACTGGAAATTCCCGCTACCGAAAACGGTGGTTATAGAACCTATAAAAACGCCCTGCACATTTGGCCGCGCGGCGAAGATATGCTTATTGCACTACCAAATCTGGACGGTAGTTTTACCGTAACATTATTTCTTCCGTATGAAAATAGCGACTATTGTTTCGCCAATTTAACAACGCCAGAAATGGTGTACGAATATTTCAATAAGGAATTTCCCGATGTGGTAGAAATGATTCCCAACCTAGCCGATGAATTTTTTACCAATCCCATCGGGCAGTTGGGCACGGTAAAGTGTTCGCCCTGGCATTCCTTCGGAAAAATACTATTAATGGGCGATGCCGCACATGCCATCGTTCCATTTTACGGACAGGGAATGAACGCTTCCTTCGAAGATGTGGTGGTTTTTGATGAAGTATTATCAAGCCTCCAACAACCTCTCCAAAAGAAAGAAGTTGATTGGAACATAGTTTTTTCAGAATACGAAAAAAGAAGGAAAAAGGATGCCGATGCTATAGCAGATTTGGCAGTAGATAATTTCCACGAAATGAAAGAGCACACGGCAATGGAAATTTTCCAACGCAAAAGGAAACTGGAAACCGTTTTTGAAGCAGAATTCCCTGAAGAGTATTACAGCAAATATTCTTTGGTTACCTTTAAGGAATCTATTTCGTACTCCGAAGCATTGAAACGCGGACGCGCACAAGACAAAGCAATTTTAAATCTTTTGGACGATGGAAAAATTTCGGAAGAAATGTCTTTAAAAGAAAAACTAGAACTGGTGAAAAAAGAAACCGAGGCCATTCTTCGCGATGATGAAGTGGCGTTTGGCTAA
- the kynU gene encoding kynureninase, giving the protein MFQNSLEYARKQDAEDSLASFRNRFHIPKNPSGETLIYLCGNSLGLQPKITSEYIKEELTDWANLGVEGHVEGKHPWLPYHEFLTATMSKIVGAKPSEVVVMNTLTTNLHLMMVSFYQPTKTKYKIVVESDAFPSDKYAVESQLKFHGINPKDGLILWKPRAGEELCRFEDLEEILKNHGNEITLLMIGSTNYYTGQSFPLKKITELGHKYNCMVGFDLAHGAGNIQPNLHDSGADFAVWCTYKYLNSGPGSLGGCFVHERHANNEKLNRFAGWWGHNKKTRFNMRHEFDALPGAEGWQLSNPPILSMAAIRASLDTFEEAGFDNLRKKSDKLTGFLEFLLDEMNNSSIKIITPRNPEERGCQLSIQVKNADKRLHTKLTEAGVISDWREPDVIRVAPAPLYNSFEDVFRFSEKLKEILN; this is encoded by the coding sequence ATGTTCCAAAACTCTTTAGAATACGCAAGAAAACAAGATGCCGAAGACAGCTTAGCATCTTTCAGAAATAGATTTCATATTCCAAAAAATCCTTCCGGAGAAACACTTATTTATCTCTGTGGAAATTCACTCGGACTGCAGCCCAAAATAACTTCAGAATATATAAAAGAAGAACTTACAGATTGGGCAAATCTGGGCGTTGAAGGGCATGTTGAAGGCAAGCATCCTTGGCTTCCCTACCACGAATTTTTAACCGCAACTATGAGCAAAATTGTGGGCGCAAAACCTTCGGAAGTAGTTGTAATGAATACACTTACGACCAACCTTCATTTAATGATGGTTTCATTTTATCAACCCACAAAAACAAAGTATAAAATTGTGGTTGAAAGCGACGCGTTTCCCAGCGATAAATACGCAGTGGAAAGCCAATTAAAATTTCACGGAATAAACCCGAAGGATGGCCTGATTCTTTGGAAACCCAGAGCTGGCGAAGAACTTTGCCGGTTTGAAGATTTAGAGGAAATTTTAAAAAACCACGGCAACGAAATAACTTTGTTAATGATTGGCAGCACCAATTATTACACAGGCCAATCCTTTCCCTTAAAAAAAATTACCGAGCTCGGCCATAAATACAACTGCATGGTCGGTTTCGATTTGGCACACGGCGCAGGCAATATTCAACCAAATTTGCACGATTCTGGAGCAGACTTCGCCGTTTGGTGCACCTATAAATATTTAAACAGCGGCCCGGGAAGTTTGGGCGGTTGCTTTGTTCACGAACGCCACGCCAATAATGAAAAATTAAATCGCTTTGCAGGATGGTGGGGCCACAATAAAAAAACACGTTTTAATATGCGGCACGAGTTTGATGCCCTCCCGGGCGCCGAAGGTTGGCAACTCAGTAATCCGCCAATTTTATCAATGGCTGCAATTCGTGCCTCGTTAGATACTTTTGAGGAGGCGGGTTTTGATAACCTTCGGAAAAAATCTGACAAACTAACTGGTTTTTTGGAATTTCTTTTAGATGAAATGAATAACAGTTCCATTAAAATTATAACTCCGCGAAACCCGGAAGAACGCGGCTGCCAGCTTTCAATTCAAGTGAAAAATGCCGACAAGCGCCTACATACCAAACTCACCGAAGCAGGTGTAATAAGCGATTGGCGCGAACCGGATGTAATTCGCGTTGCTCCCGCCCCACTTTATAATAGTTTTGAAGATGTATTTCGATTTTCGGAAAAATTAAAGGAAATTTTAAACTAA
- a CDS encoding GNAT family N-acetyltransferase encodes MRVIDNKEKNRFEAEVDGHKAIIEYTVKPGVLSLDHTEVPKELSGQGIASEMTEMVLLQIELRGLKVIPTCPFIKKYIEKHPEWKSIVEN; translated from the coding sequence ATGCGCGTAATTGATAATAAGGAAAAAAATAGATTTGAAGCTGAAGTTGATGGCCACAAAGCTATTATTGAATATACTGTAAAACCCGGTGTATTATCGTTAGATCATACTGAAGTTCCCAAAGAACTTTCGGGTCAGGGAATTGCAAGTGAAATGACCGAAATGGTTTTGCTGCAAATTGAACTCAGGGGATTAAAAGTTATTCCCACCTGTCCGTTTATTAAAAAATATATTGAAAAACATCCTGAATGGAAGTCGATTGTAGAAAACTAA
- a CDS encoding lmo0937 family membrane protein, which translates to MGDIIWLIVVLLILGWLIGFFGFGEAVGSLIHILLVLAIIGILYRLATGRRP; encoded by the coding sequence ATGGGTGACATCATTTGGTTAATTGTAGTACTCCTAATTTTAGGATGGCTTATAGGATTCTTCGGGTTCGGAGAAGCTGTTGGAAGCCTAATTCACATTTTACTCGTCTTGGCTATAATTGGTATTTTGTACCGATTAGCAACAGGCCGCAGACCGTAA
- a CDS encoding class I SAM-dependent methyltransferase — MKDSEKFEINKQTWNNKVAVHAKSDFYDLANFKNGSSSLKSYEIEALGDISKKNLLHLQCHFGQDTLSLSRMGAKCTGVDISDEGIKLAKQLNLELNLNAKFVCCNVLDTSDVVSEKFDIVFTSYGTIGWLPELKPWAKMISERLKPDGFFYIVDFHPITWMFDYTVVPPKLKYGYQQKKAIYEEYEGTYADENSKMVSKEYGWNHGLGEIISSLTNAGLYIEYLNEHDASPYDIFPGLTKNTEGMYELTNKLYPLIFEVKAKKINV; from the coding sequence ATGAAAGATTCTGAAAAATTTGAAATTAACAAGCAAACGTGGAACAATAAAGTTGCGGTTCATGCCAAAAGTGATTTTTACGACTTGGCCAATTTTAAAAATGGAAGTAGTTCTCTTAAATCATACGAAATAGAGGCTTTAGGCGATATCTCGAAAAAAAACCTATTGCATCTTCAGTGTCATTTTGGACAAGACACATTGAGCTTGTCCAGAATGGGAGCCAAATGTACTGGCGTAGATATTTCAGACGAAGGAATTAAATTGGCAAAACAATTAAATTTAGAGTTGAATTTGAATGCGAAATTTGTTTGTTGTAATGTTTTGGATACTTCTGATGTTGTATCTGAAAAATTCGATATTGTTTTTACCAGTTATGGAACCATCGGCTGGTTGCCCGAGTTAAAACCTTGGGCAAAGATGATTTCTGAAAGGCTTAAGCCGGATGGTTTTTTTTATATAGTAGATTTTCACCCCATAACGTGGATGTTTGATTATACCGTTGTACCGCCAAAATTAAAATATGGATACCAACAAAAGAAAGCGATTTACGAAGAATACGAAGGAACCTATGCCGATGAAAATTCAAAAATGGTAAGTAAAGAATACGGCTGGAACCATGGGTTGGGCGAAATAATTTCATCCTTAACCAATGCCGGCCTTTATATTGAATATTTAAATGAACACGATGCATCGCCGTACGATATATTTCCAGGTTTAACGAAAAATACGGAGGGAATGTATGAATTGACAAATAAACTATATCCACTAATTTTTGAAGTAAAGGCAAAAAAAATTAATGTCTAA
- the msrA gene encoding peptide-methionine (S)-S-oxide reductase MsrA encodes MKKTTILIASIFLFSLNGACKPSNKDHKRAEAIAQKEQTPVQTEAVNGLKKAYFASGCFWCVEAIYESVNGVKEAISGYSGGQSKNPTYENHADHAEAVEVLYDPSIVNFNQLVDVYFASQNVTQVNGQGPDRGASYRSIIFYQNDSEKKIIDEKITELNKQLGDDKVAAQVLPFQKFWEAEAYHQNYERNNPGNPYIQNVSIPRLNKFKKKMPELLKENTAH; translated from the coding sequence ATGAAAAAGACAACCATATTAATTGCTAGCATATTTCTTTTTTCGCTCAATGGTGCGTGCAAACCTTCAAATAAAGATCATAAACGAGCGGAAGCAATTGCGCAGAAAGAACAAACTCCAGTACAAACTGAAGCGGTTAACGGACTAAAAAAAGCCTATTTTGCGAGTGGTTGTTTTTGGTGCGTTGAAGCAATTTACGAAAGTGTAAACGGTGTAAAAGAAGCAATTTCGGGATATAGCGGCGGACAGTCAAAAAATCCAACTTATGAAAATCACGCAGACCACGCCGAGGCGGTAGAAGTTCTTTACGATCCTAGTATAGTTAACTTCAATCAGCTGGTAGATGTGTATTTTGCATCGCAAAATGTAACACAGGTAAACGGTCAAGGCCCAGATCGTGGAGCATCTTACCGCTCCATAATTTTTTATCAAAACGATTCTGAAAAGAAAATTATCGATGAAAAAATAACCGAATTAAACAAGCAATTAGGAGATGACAAAGTGGCTGCCCAAGTTTTACCATTTCAAAAATTTTGGGAAGCCGAGGCCTATCACCAGAATTATGAGCGCAACAATCCGGGCAATCCGTATATTCAAAACGTCTCCATTCCAAGGTTGAATAAGTTTAAAAAGAAAATGCCGGAATTGCTCAAGGAAAATACAGCTCATTAA
- a CDS encoding zinc ribbon domain-containing protein, whose protein sequence is MATKTEVTVEEKLRALYDLQLIDSRIDEIRSVRGELPLEVEDLEDEVAGMNTRLEKLNADLEVIEDQIKEKKNNIEESKNLIKKYASQQDNVRNNREYNSLTKEIEFQELEIQLAEKNIKEFRAQIEQKSQVIEDTKARFNERSEHLKHKQNELDEILKETEKEEQTLIKQSENYETQIEPRLIKAYKRIRANVKNGLAVVPVERGASGGSFFTIPPQVQMEIAGRKKIITDEHSGRILVDPDLATEEREKMEAVFSKLK, encoded by the coding sequence ATGGCAACAAAAACCGAAGTTACTGTTGAAGAAAAGTTAAGAGCATTATACGACCTTCAACTTATTGATTCAAGAATAGATGAAATTAGAAGTGTTCGTGGCGAACTTCCTTTAGAAGTTGAAGATCTTGAAGACGAAGTAGCAGGAATGAACACTCGTTTAGAAAAACTTAATGCAGATCTTGAAGTGATTGAAGATCAAATTAAGGAAAAAAAGAACAACATAGAGGAATCTAAAAACCTCATTAAAAAATACGCCTCACAGCAGGATAATGTTCGCAATAACCGCGAGTATAATTCCTTAACTAAGGAAATTGAATTTCAAGAATTGGAAATTCAACTTGCTGAAAAAAACATTAAGGAATTTCGCGCACAAATAGAGCAAAAAAGTCAGGTTATTGAAGACACAAAAGCACGTTTTAATGAGCGTTCTGAACACTTGAAACACAAACAAAACGAGCTTGACGAGATTTTGAAAGAAACTGAAAAAGAAGAGCAAACGCTTATCAAGCAATCTGAAAACTACGAAACTCAAATTGAGCCCCGCCTTATTAAAGCATACAAAAGAATCCGTGCCAATGTAAAAAATGGCTTGGCTGTTGTACCCGTAGAACGCGGCGCATCCGGAGGTTCATTTTTCACTATTCCACCACAAGTACAAATGGAGATTGCTGGTCGTAAAAAAATTATTACAGACGAGCACAGTGGCCGTATATTGGTAGATCCAGATTTAGCAACTGAAGAACGCGAAAAAATGGAAGCTGTTTTTTCCAAACTTAAATAA
- a CDS encoding Nif3-like dinuclear metal center hexameric protein, whose amino-acid sequence MKIKHVISLLEELAPLSYSESFDNTGLLVGDANAAVSGILVTLDTLEDVVDEAIEKNCNLIVSFHPIVFSGLKKLTGKTYVERVVQKAIKNDIAIFSNHTALDNSWNGVNAMICEKLGLQNRKILIPQSETIKKLITFVPSKDAENVRNALFSAGAGTIGNYENCSFNIKGNGSFKGNEAANPMIGKKGEIHFEEEIQIGVTFEKHLQNEILKSLFIAHPYEEVAYEITTLENLNQHLGMGMIGELKTPMDETEFLHFIKTTMKTDCVRYSPLLKKPIKRVAVLGGSGSFAIPNAKSAGADVFISADFKYHDFFKAENTLLLADIGHYESEQFTKDLLHSFLKKKMTNFAPSLSASRVLLSQINTNPISYL is encoded by the coding sequence ATGAAGATAAAGCACGTAATTTCACTACTCGAGGAGCTCGCTCCACTATCCTATTCCGAAAGCTTTGACAATACCGGATTGCTCGTTGGCGATGCCAATGCTGCTGTTTCGGGTATCCTGGTAACCTTAGACACTTTAGAAGATGTGGTAGATGAAGCTATTGAAAAAAACTGCAACCTTATCGTAAGCTTTCATCCTATTGTTTTTTCCGGACTAAAAAAATTAACCGGAAAAACCTATGTGGAACGCGTAGTACAGAAGGCAATAAAAAATGATATTGCCATTTTTTCAAACCACACGGCGCTCGATAACTCGTGGAACGGTGTAAATGCAATGATTTGCGAAAAGCTCGGATTGCAAAACAGAAAAATTTTAATACCTCAATCAGAAACCATTAAAAAACTCATCACTTTTGTTCCTTCAAAAGATGCGGAAAACGTTCGAAACGCACTCTTTTCGGCAGGTGCAGGCACTATTGGCAATTATGAAAATTGTAGTTTCAATATAAAAGGAAACGGAAGTTTTAAAGGAAATGAAGCAGCTAATCCCATGATTGGAAAAAAAGGTGAGATTCACTTTGAAGAAGAAATTCAAATTGGGGTTACCTTCGAAAAACACTTGCAAAATGAAATTTTAAAATCTCTTTTTATCGCACACCCGTATGAAGAGGTAGCTTATGAAATTACTACACTCGAAAATCTAAATCAGCATTTGGGCATGGGCATGATAGGCGAATTAAAAACACCCATGGATGAAACTGAATTTCTGCACTTTATAAAGACAACAATGAAAACAGATTGTGTGCGCTATTCTCCCTTGCTTAAAAAGCCAATTAAGCGCGTTGCCGTGCTTGGCGGTAGCGGAAGTTTTGCCATTCCAAACGCAAAAAGTGCTGGTGCTGACGTATTTATTTCGGCAGATTTTAAATATCATGATTTTTTTAAGGCCGAAAACACACTACTTCTGGCAGATATTGGACATTATGAAAGCGAACAATTCACAAAAGACCTATTACATTCTTTCCTTAAGAAAAAAATGACTAATTTTGCACCCTCCTTGTCGGCAAGCAGGGTACTTTTATCACAAATAAATACCAATCCTATTAGCTATTTATAA
- the lpxK gene encoding tetraacyldisaccharide 4'-kinase, with the protein MNLLRKLLFPFSLLYGAITALRNWLYDSGWLKSKAYNLPVICVGNLTTGGTGKSPMIELLVSYLKKEKNVAVLSRGYKRNTSGYFEVQLNSTVEEVGDEPLQFKKKFPEITVAVCEDRQTGIEKLQKTASVILLDDAFQHRKVAASLNILLTPFHNLYVSDCMLPTGNLREPKFGAKRADIIVVTKCPDNMSNDTIATTQRKLNPKPNQAVYFSKIGYASIIKNTTQQKPLTYLKNRPFLLVTGIANPKPLVAFLKEEGLVFKESRFADHHNFTEAEINNLKNEAIILTTEKDFMRLGSIANSTEVYYLPITTVLLNNSEAHFKSSIYAAIEE; encoded by the coding sequence ATGAATTTGCTTCGAAAGCTTCTTTTTCCATTTTCGTTGTTATATGGCGCAATTACAGCACTCCGCAATTGGCTTTACGATTCGGGTTGGCTTAAAAGTAAAGCCTATAATCTTCCCGTTATTTGCGTGGGTAACCTAACAACGGGCGGCACCGGAAAGTCGCCAATGATTGAATTACTTGTTTCCTATTTAAAAAAGGAAAAAAATGTTGCCGTTTTAAGTCGTGGCTATAAGCGAAATACCTCCGGTTATTTTGAAGTACAACTTAATAGTACGGTTGAAGAGGTTGGGGATGAGCCGCTTCAATTTAAGAAGAAATTTCCCGAAATAACCGTAGCTGTCTGCGAAGATCGGCAAACGGGAATTGAAAAGTTACAGAAAACGGCATCGGTAATTTTGTTGGATGACGCTTTTCAGCATCGAAAGGTTGCTGCTTCGTTAAACATTTTGTTAACGCCTTTCCACAATTTATATGTTAGTGATTGTATGCTGCCCACCGGCAACTTGCGCGAACCTAAATTTGGTGCTAAACGCGCCGATATAATTGTAGTTACAAAATGTCCTGACAACATGAGTAATGATACTATCGCAACTACACAAAGGAAGCTAAACCCCAAGCCCAATCAAGCTGTTTATTTTTCGAAAATAGGATATGCTTCCATTATTAAAAACACTACGCAACAAAAGCCCCTTACATATTTAAAAAATAGACCGTTTTTGCTGGTTACAGGTATTGCCAATCCAAAACCGTTGGTTGCTTTTTTAAAGGAAGAAGGATTGGTATTTAAGGAAAGTAGGTTTGCAGACCATCACAATTTCACGGAGGCTGAAATTAACAACCTAAAAAATGAAGCTATAATTTTAACAACGGAAAAAGACTTTATGCGGTTGGGGTCTATTGCCAATTCAACAGAAGTTTATTATTTACCTATAACAACGGTGCTGCTAAACAATTCTGAAGCACATTTTAAAAGCAGTATATATGCTGCGATTGAAGAATAG
- a CDS encoding tetratricopeptide repeat-containing hybrid sensor histidine kinase/response regulator — MKYKILLPLIWCFFISVSSYSLQIKDTIVTIKQLQFSAKKALENENFMEAIKYLNDANKLASLPKYKSYKPDVELHIAELFYKLEYFDKAIEEVEKAISNQEMYNNYYKLGNAYNLYGIILISQGKIKKAEKFLNKSDSIYTALEDTDSKANYYYGIGLLQLYRGNYNECITNLKIAAKSFKTQKRPFEEALAYTNLADALTLVDSLSYPNPLLEAKNFLQKVTNISTKRGYSKLLVEKRRINSQIYIAEKKNAIAEQEFRYYIRHKDSLHQIHLKAIEKGLQGESAIGDLNQIIANQQDDLRKQDKSLFFGKLTGWLSIALILILSLLTLSLYKNNNLRAKANELLQDKNTELQEAKENAERASQAKAQFLSTITHELRTPMYTVTGLTHLLLEEDPKPEQKEHLNSLKFSGEYLLSLINNILDLNKLEANKVEIEKVPFNLKKRIDGVLIALKKSSEAKNNTLHYEYDNSLPNIVMGDSLKISQILINLISNSIKFTENGDIWVRVKTAEKLPKKVIVHFEVEDTGDGISKKKQNTIFESFSQGSLQINRKYGGTGLGLSIVKNLLEIMGSQIFLESKLGEGSKFWFTISYDISETTGDSKKPEKIDVVVESDILENKKVLIVEDNKINQMITKKILEKKNMVCAVVDNGMDAVKQVRENDFDVILMDIHMPGISGIEATKQIREFNKTVPIIALTAITIEENLEDFYKAGFNEFIPKPFNAEDFFEKIKRAISGNEFLIR, encoded by the coding sequence TTGAAATACAAGATTCTCTTGCCCCTTATCTGGTGTTTCTTTATTTCGGTAAGTTCCTATTCTCTTCAGATAAAAGACACGATCGTCACCATAAAGCAGCTACAGTTTTCAGCAAAAAAAGCATTGGAAAATGAAAACTTTATGGAAGCAATTAAATATTTAAACGACGCCAATAAACTGGCATCACTTCCAAAGTACAAAAGCTACAAACCCGATGTAGAACTCCATATTGCTGAGTTGTTCTATAAATTGGAGTATTTTGACAAGGCTATTGAAGAAGTAGAAAAAGCAATAAGCAACCAAGAAATGTATAATAATTATTACAAGCTTGGCAATGCATATAACTTGTATGGTATTATTTTAATTTCTCAAGGAAAAATAAAGAAAGCCGAAAAATTTTTAAACAAGTCAGATTCTATTTACACCGCGCTAGAAGATACAGATAGCAAAGCAAATTATTATTATGGTATAGGCCTGTTACAATTGTACCGCGGCAACTACAATGAGTGTATAACAAACTTGAAAATTGCTGCAAAAAGTTTTAAAACACAAAAACGACCATTTGAAGAAGCATTGGCATATACAAATCTTGCAGACGCCCTAACGCTAGTAGATTCTTTGTCATATCCAAATCCGTTATTAGAAGCTAAAAATTTTTTACAAAAGGTTACAAATATTTCAACTAAACGGGGATATTCAAAATTACTGGTAGAAAAACGTCGCATCAATTCGCAAATATATATTGCCGAGAAAAAAAATGCAATTGCCGAACAGGAATTTAGATACTATATAAGGCATAAAGATTCTTTGCATCAAATTCATTTAAAAGCAATTGAAAAAGGCTTACAAGGCGAATCTGCCATTGGCGATCTTAACCAAATTATAGCCAATCAACAAGACGATTTACGAAAGCAGGATAAATCGCTATTTTTTGGTAAACTTACAGGCTGGCTGAGTATAGCCTTAATTTTAATTCTTTCACTTTTAACGCTTTCCCTTTATAAGAACAACAATTTACGAGCAAAAGCCAATGAGCTTTTACAAGATAAAAATACCGAACTTCAAGAAGCAAAGGAAAACGCCGAGCGCGCCTCACAGGCCAAAGCACAATTCCTTTCAACAATTACGCACGAATTACGCACTCCAATGTACACTGTTACTGGCCTAACGCATTTACTGTTAGAAGAAGATCCAAAACCCGAGCAAAAGGAACATCTAAATTCACTTAAATTTTCTGGGGAATATTTGCTTTCGTTAATCAATAATATTTTAGATTTAAACAAGCTTGAAGCAAACAAAGTAGAAATTGAGAAAGTGCCTTTTAATTTAAAAAAACGCATCGACGGGGTTTTAATAGCTTTAAAAAAATCGTCGGAAGCAAAAAACAATACGCTGCATTACGAATACGATAACTCCCTCCCCAATATTGTCATGGGAGACTCCCTCAAAATATCGCAAATTCTCATTAATTTAATCAGTAATTCTATCAAATTTACCGAAAACGGCGATATCTGGGTACGAGTAAAAACGGCCGAAAAACTTCCCAAAAAAGTTATTGTACATTTTGAGGTGGAAGATACTGGCGACGGGATTTCAAAAAAGAAACAAAACACCATTTTTGAATCATTTTCGCAAGGTTCACTTCAAATAAACAGAAAATATGGCGGTACCGGTCTTGGGCTTTCTATCGTTAAAAATCTATTAGAAATTATGGGAAGCCAAATATTTCTTGAAAGTAAACTCGGTGAAGGTTCCAAGTTTTGGTTTACTATAAGTTACGACATTTCTGAAACTACAGGCGACAGTAAAAAACCTGAAAAAATAGATGTTGTTGTTGAAAGTGATATACTCGAAAACAAAAAGGTTTTAATTGTTGAAGACAACAAAATAAACCAAATGATTACTAAAAAAATACTCGAGAAAAAAAATATGGTATGTGCTGTCGTCGATAACGGTATGGACGCAGTTAAACAAGTTAGAGAAAACGATTTTGATGTAATATTAATGGATATACACATGCCCGGAATAAGCGGAATTGAAGCCACAAAACAAATTCGTGAGTTTAATAAAACCGTACCCATTATTGCCCTGACCGCAATTACGATTGAAGAAAATTTAGAAGACTTCTACAAAGCTGGTTTTAATGAATTTATTCCCAAACCATTTAATGCCGAAGATTTCTTCGAAAAAATTAAAAGAGCAATCAGTGGGAATGAGTTTTTAATACGCTAG